From Dreissena polymorpha isolate Duluth1 chromosome 15, UMN_Dpol_1.0, whole genome shotgun sequence, a single genomic window includes:
- the LOC127859383 gene encoding zinc finger protein 511-like, with protein MADPESFEVKNEGLVWCWKCVKRCLQPGDVLFEEGDIFCQLASKYVPVDVRREITYSRVSEFQCCISKCTKVFDSIAKYESHYNSCHRNVCSNCSRTYPTSHLLDLHMLETHDIMFAMLAERQPMFQCLLETCGSKFQDAKLRRNHMIKLHQYPANYRYDQKKQRSPMKTGIKEEKASHADETRTIVKVTDSNTSDQAISMEIDGTTAQSCLPNNTNQPQGRVFKYNVPKTLSFGHGISRGFLPGRIRGRGRGHKPRQKHWHNAGSEDMETAVDIEHVDMKALSEALS; from the exons ATGGCAGATCCAGAGAGTTTTGAAGTAAAGAATGAAGGATTGGTCTGGTGTTGGAAATGTGTGAAACGATGTCTACAGCCTGGTGATGTCTTGTTTGAGGAGGGAGATATCTTCTGTCAGCTTGCCTCAAAATATGTACCTGTGGATGTTAGAAGGGAGATAACATATTCTAG GGTTTCCGAATTTCAATGCTGCATTTCAAAGTGCACCAAAGTGTTTGACAGCATTGCCAA GTATGAGAGTCACTACAACAGTTGCCATAGGAACGTGTGCAGCAACTGCAGTCGGACGTATCCCACGTCTCATCTGCTTGACTTGCACATGCTGGAGACTCATGACATCATGTTTGCCATGCTAGCTGAAAGACAACCAATG TTTCAGTGTTTACTGGAGACATGTGGGTCAAAGTTTCAGGACGCCAAGTTGAGACGCAATCACATGATCAAGCTTCATCAGTACCCCGCGAATTACAGATATGACCAGAAGAAACAACG ATCTCCCATGAAGACTGGAATAAAAGAGGAAAAAGCTTCACACGCAGATGAGACACGAACAATTGTCAAGGTCACTGACAGTAACACAAGTGACCAAGCCATATCCATGGAAATAGATGGAACAACTGCTCAGTCATGTTTGCCCAACAATACGAATCAACCGCAGGGACGAGTTTTCAAATACAA TGTTCCAAAGACGTTAAGTTTTGGCCACGGTATTTCCCGAGGATTTCTTCCAGGGAGGATCAGAGGGCGTGGTAGGGGTCATAAACCTCGTCAGAAACATTGGCACAATGCTGGCTCTGAGGACATGGAAACAGCTGTGGATATAGAACACGTGGACATGAAGGCACTCAGTGAAGCATTGAGTTGA
- the LOC127859381 gene encoding porphobilinogen deaminase-like, with product MASATNVVKVGSRKSQLALVQTNTIINKLKELNPEYEFVVVTMTTTGDNILDSALSKIGAKDLFTRELELALEAGEVDFVVHSLKDLPTRIADTLVIGCVYKRDSEFDAVVMHPKHKGKKLEDLPENSVIGTSSLRRAAQLSRKFPTFKFENIRGNLNTRFKKLDEDEKYDAIILAEAGLVRMGWDDRIAQVLTPDECMYAVSQGAMAVECRAGDRKTLTLLSDIHHQDTAIACIAERAFLRRLEGGCSVPVCVSTKLSKTKLTLTGGVFSIDGKQCVLDTHSKDLPEEPANKKMATNGHLFAAIVPGNIDPALCHIAEEVGTELANLLLATEAANILAEAKEQTARAVMEEKARKEREMVEKTKQGEVTAE from the exons ATGGCTTCTGCAACAAATGTTGTTAAAGTTGGATCTAGGAAAAGTCAG CTTGCCCTTGTTCAAACAAACACCATCATCAATAAATTGAAGGAATTGAATCCAGAATATGAATTTGTAGTTG TTACCATGACAACTACAGGTGATAATATATTGGATTCAGCATTGTCAAAG ATTGGAGCCAAAGACCTGTTCACACGAGAACTAGAGCTGGCTCTTGAGGCCGGTGAAGTGGACTTTGTGGTCCATTCATTGAAGGACTTGCCAACCAGAATAGCAGATACCCTAGTCATAGGATGTGTGTACAA GCGAGACAGTGAGTTTGATGCAGTGGTTATGCATCCAAAACACAAGGGCAAAAAATTAGAAGATTTGCCAGAAAACAG TGTAATTGGAACATCATCGCTTAGAAGAGCAGCTCAACTGTCCAGGAAGTTTCCAACattcaaatttgaaaatatt AGAGGCAATCTGAACACACGCTTCAAGAAACTGGACGAGGATGAGAAGTATGATGCCATTATCCTGGCTGAGGCAGGGCTTGTACGGATGGGGTGGGATGACCGGATAGCACAG GTTCTAACGCCAGATGAATGCATGTATGCAGTCAGTCAGGGAGCAATGGCTGTGGAATGTAGGGCGGGGGACAGAAAAACCCTCACCCTACTGTCCGACATACACCACCAAGACACTGCTATAGCCTGCATAGCGGAGAGGGCTTTCCTTAGACGATTG GAAGGAGGATGCAGTGTCCCAGTATGTGTCTCCACCAAACTGTCAAAGACAAAG TTGACGTTGACGGGTGGTGTGTTTAGCATAGATGGCAAGCAGTGTGTACTGGATACACACTCAAAAGATCTCCCCGAAGAACCAGCAAACAAAAAG ATGGCAACCAACGGTCACCTGTTTGCTGCAATTGTGCCTGGTAACATCGACCCGGCATTGTGCCACATCGCAGAAGAAGTTGGAACAGAGCTTGCAAATCTTCTGCTGGCAACCGAGGCAGCAAACATTCTCGCTGAGGCTAAGGAGCAGACGGCAAGGGCAGTGATGGAGGAGAAAGCAAGAAAAGAGCGGGAAATGGTGGAGAAAACAAAGCAAGGAGAAGTCACTGCAGAGTAG